TTTTGCCTTTTTCAGCAACCACCCGGACGACATCAAAACGCCCTACCGCAACTACCTGGAGAACCAGTTGCGGGAGCAGTTCGACTTCAAGGGGGTGCCGGTTCGTATATTTTTCAGGAAAAAATAGCTATGAAAAAAATCGTGTTTGTGACACTGATGTGTGCCGGTCTTGGCGCCTGCCAGACCGCCGGTGACAACGGGAACCAGGGCTCCGATACGACGGTCCCCCAAAAGACGGGCGTGGCCGCCGATTCGGCCCGGATTTCCTCCGATTCTATGATAAATGCCTCCCCTGATACGTTGAAAGCAAATTAGTGTTACCTTTGCTAACGACGTTAGATTAAGTAATGGGCATAGCAGAACGCAGATACCGCCAAAAAGAAGAGATCCGGGGTTTGATCCTGGAGACCGCCTGGAGACAGATCCAGGAGGAGGGGGTCAATGCGTTGTCCATCCGGAAGGTGGCGGACGCGATCGAATACAGCGTCCCCGTGATCTATACGCACTTCGAAAGCAAGGAAGCCCTGCTCATGGAGTTTATCCAGAGAGGGTACCGGCTGTTAAGGGAGCAAATGCAGGCGGCTCGTGACCGGCACCACTCCCCGGCGGAACAACTGGACGCCATGGCATTGGCCTATTGGGACTTTGCCGGGCAAAATCACGAGCTGTACCGGTTGATGTTCGGGTTGGGAATACCCAACTGCACCATGGCCAGGCTCATTGACGATATTGGCACTTTTGGGGATATGGTCAAAGGGGTTATCCGGGAAGCGATCGAAACCGGTAAGCACCCGGGTGCGAGCGTGGACCTGAAATTCCAGTCTTATTGGTCGATCCTCCACGGAATCATTTTCATCCGGATGTTCAAGGTTCCCTGTGAGAAAGAACCCTGCGAAGGCGGGGCCGCGATGGCTGCCTTGGTAAAACCGGACATCGACCAGGGGTTGGCCATCCTAAAGGATACGGTTGCAGGGTTTATCTATGCATTGGTCGGAGGATAAAATTTTTTTTCTTTAAATACTAACATCGTTAGAAATTATAACACTATGAGCTTAATAGAAGCACTCCAATGGCGGTACGCCACCAAAAGAATGAATGGGCGCAAGGTAGAACAGCCCAAACTGGATAATATCCTGGAAGCCACCCGCCTGTCTGCATCCTCGGTGGGGCTGCAACCCTACAATGTCATCGTGGTGGACAGCCCCGAACTCAAGGAGAAAATCAAACCCATCGCATTTAACCAGCCCCAAATCACGGAGGCTTCTCACTTACTGATTTTTGCCGCCTGGGACAAGGTCACCGGGGAACGTTTTGACGAATATATACAGGATGTGGCCGACCAGCGCGGGGTACCCGTCGAAAGCCTGGATGCCATGAAAAACTATAAGGAGAAGATCCTCGCCCGGCCGGAAGAAGAGAACCACAACTGGGCCGCCCGTCAGGCTTACTTAGCCTTCGGCACCGCCATCGCCGCCGCGGCCATGGAAAGGGTGGATGCCACCCCCATGGAAGGCTTTAACGGCCCCGCCCTGGATGAGCTGTTGGGTTTGAAGGAGAAAGGCTTGCGCAGCTATACGATCCTCACGCTGGGCTACCGCGACGAAGCGCAGGACTGGTTGGTAAACCAAAAGAAAGTACGGCGCCCGAAGGAAAAGTTTTTCCTGGAGATCGCGTAAGCGGGGGGCCGCGCCTTAACGCAACCTGGCCGCAAGGCCTTCAACCTGGAGCGCAAACGCCTCCAGGTTTTTTCTTTCCTGCGCGATAAAGCCGTTGTCCTCCAGCCGTCCGATTACGGCCTCCATTTCGTCGTCCGAAGCATAGACCATCCCCCGGAAGGGATTGGAATAGTCCTTTTCCCGGGAGGCGTAAATGCCCTCCACCATCCAGGTCTTCGTATCCACGGCTTCCCACAACAGGGAGATGACGCGGGACCGGTCGAGGTCCCGGAGCGATACCCCGAACACTTCGCTCCAGGCGGCCAGGGCATTGAGCAGCTTTGCCTGGGGGTAGGCTTCTCCGCAACGGCGGTAGAAGTCGTGGACGTCTTCCCAGGATTTGATCTCCCCCGTGCGCATTTGCCGGCGAAACGTATCCATGCTGTCCTGGTCGATGAGCTGCCCGCCCACATTATGCCAGCGCTGAAGGCGAGGGGCGGGGGATAGCAGGGCTTTTACATCGTCGAGGCCGGCGGTGGTATTACTCTGGAAAAAATGGATCAGTTGCAGGGCCGCGTGGTATTTGATCAGGTCCTTAAAAATGGCGTAGGCCTGGGGTACTTTGGCCAGGACGGTTTTGCGGGGTGAATGTTCGAACCCTTCCCCCAGGATTTCGAGGGATTTCAGCTCCGGGCTGCCGCTTTCCAGCAGGCGTTTGCCGGTGGCCGTGGGGTCGCCTTTGCCGCCGGGGCCCAATTTTTCGCCGGCGCGGAGCCATGCCTTGCCGGTGCTCTCCTCCAGGATGCGAAGGGCTTCGACCAGCTCGCCGATGGTATCGGGGGCAAGGTAGTCGTATTCCAGGTGCTGGATTTTCTCCGTGCGTTTGTCGCGGTCGGTATATTTCCAGCTGTTCCGGGCAAGGGCGTACATATTGTACAGGAACCAGTAGGCCGGCATGACGACCAACTGGTCCCTGGACACGTCGTTGGACACCAGGGCAAAGGGCAACGGGATACGCAGCTCCGCCGGGTAGTCTCCCTTGGACAGGATCACAAAGGAGGCAAATTGGGAATTGTGTTTGAGGCTGACGCAAAGGCCCGGCCAAAAGCCCCGGCCGGCCACGAGTTCCCCGTCCGGGCTCCGGGAGTTGTGGTTGGAGCCGATGGTGGCCCCGGCGGCCATATTGCTTTGGCCCATCACCAGGGCCGCGCAGAGAAACGAATTGTTGTGGTGTTGTTCGTGTGCGGGGAAAATCAGGGAATTCAGGACCTCGCAACACGAAATCGTGGCGTTGTTGCCGAGGTAAGAATTGATCAGGCGGGCGCCGTATTTGAGCTGGGAATGGGACGCCATGACAAAACGCACGGCCTTGACGCCATAGAAGATGCGGCAGCCATAGTCGATGATCCCGTTGACAAGCTCGCAGCCTTCGCCGATCTGGGAAGGCGCGTCGGCCGACGAATTAATGGTCAGGTTCTTGAGCTTGTTGGCGCCCTTCAGATAGGCGTCGCTGCCGATCCAGACGTCCTTGATCGTCTTACAGTTTTTGACCACGGTGCGGTGGCCGATCTTGCCATAGTAACCCCGCTGGCGGTCGAATTTTTTCTCCGTAAATGCTTTGAACCGTTCCTGGACCATATCGTCGTCGCGGTAACGGGACCATAGGTAGGCGTCACCGGGCAGCATCCCGTTAAACGGGATGACGCTGCGGCCCCCGTTTTCGTTACAGATCTCCAGCCAGATACGGCGCTCTTCGGGTTCGCCGACCTTGACGATCCCGTTGCCGAACTTAGCGTAGTTGGTCGTGGCCAGTTCCTCGACATTGACGAGGAGGACGTCGTTGCCCACGATATAATGAGAGAGATAGTTCACGTTGTCGATGACGACGTTGTCTCCCAGGTCGCAACTGCAGATGGTGCTGTTGTACAGTCCCACGGGGCGGCGCAGGTTCTTGAACTCCAGGTACCAGGGTTCCAGCTTGCCGATGCGGATCAGCCCGTAGAACTTGCAGTTTTTGACGAGCTCGGGGTTGAAGGCATCGGAGACCAGGATCTTGTTCCAGTCGTCGGATTGATTCCGGTTACGCACCAGGACTTCTATCTCGTGCGCATTGAGGTGCCGGTAGCTGATGCCGCTCCGGTTCTGTATATCCCTCAAATGATATTCATCCTTCCCCTGTGGAAGGTATTCCGCGGGGATGAAATGATAACCAAGGCTCGATAGCGGATGCTTGCTGATGTTATTCATGGGAAGTTATTCCACGGTAACGCTTTTGGCAAGGTTGCGGGGTTTGTCCACGTCAAATCCTTTGGCTACGCCCACATAGTAGGACAGCAGTTGCAGGGGAATGACGCTCAACATCGGGGCTACGATCTCGTCTGCTTCGGGAACGGCAAAGACGTCGTCCGCCATCGCGGGGATGACCTCGTCGCTTTCGCTGGTGATCGCCAGCACGATGCCCTTCCTGGCTTTAATCTCCTGGATGTTGCTGACGATCTTTTCGTGATAGGAATCCTTTGTCGCTACGAAGACAACGGGCAACTGATCGTCCACCAGGGCGATCGGTCCGTGTTTCATCTCCGCTGCTGGATACCCTTCGGCATGTATATAGGAAATTTCTTTTAGCTTAAGGGCGCCTTCGAGGGCCACCGGGAAGTTGTAGCCACGGCCTAAGTAGAGGAAGTCACGCGCATCCTTGTACCTGGCGGCGATCTTTTTGACGTCCGCGGCCTTTTGCAGGACCAGGGCCACCTTTTCCGGAATGGCCGCCAGCTCGGCGCACAAATGCTGGTAGCGTTTTACATCGATGGTTCCTTTGGCAGCGGCCACCTTTAGCGCCATCATGGTCAGGACGGCCAACTGCGCCGTAAAGGCCTTCGTGCTGGCCACCCCGATCTCGGGACCCGCGTGCGTATAGGCGCCGGCGTGAGAAAGCCGGGCAATGGAAGACCCCACCGCGTTCACAATCCCGAAGATGGTGGCGCCTTGTTCCTTGGCACGGTCGATGGCCACCAGGGTGTCTGCGGTTTCCCCGCTTTGGGAGATCGCGATGATCACGTCCCCTTTATGGATGATGGGATTGCGGTACCGGAACTCGGACGCATATTCTACCTCGACAGGAATACGGCAAAGCTCCTCGAAGACATACTCCGCCACGAGACCCGCGTGCCAGCTGGTCCCGCAGGCGACCATGATGATCCGGGGTGCGTTGATCAATTGCTGAAGGTGATTCTCCACCCCCGCCATGGTGATGGTGCCGGCGGCGGGATCGAGACGCCCCCTCAGACAATCCTGTATGGTATGGGGCTGTTCGTGGATCTCCTTGATCATGAAGTGATCGTATCCCCCCTTTTCTATAGCGGCCAGCTCGATGTCGAGCTTCGTGATAAAAGGCGTCTGGCGTTCGTTGCCGAGGTTTTTGAGGATCAGCTCGTCGGGCCGGATGATGGCCACTTCGTAGTCGTTCACATAGACCACTTCCTTGGTATACTCTACGATGGGGGAGGCGTCGGACGCAAGGAAGTGTTCCCCCTTGCCGATCCCGATGACCAGCGGACTGCCTTTACGGGCGGCGATCAGCGTATCCGGATGGTCCTGGTCCACGATGACGATAACATAGGCGCCCACGATCCGTCTCAGGGCAATCCGGACGGCTTCTTCCAGACCGCATTCGTTGTTGAGCTGGATGTCCTCGATGAACTTGAGCAGGACCTCGGTGTCGGTATCGCTGGAGAAGGTATACCCCTTGTTGAGGAGCTCCTGTTTGAGGGGGGCATAGTTTTCGATGATCCCGTTATGGACCATGGCCAGCTTGCCGTTGGTCGACGTATGCGGGTGAGAATTACGGTCGCTGGGTTCTCCATGGGTTGCCCAGCGCGTGTGACCGATCCCGATAGTTCCCTGGAGGTTCTTGCCGACCAGGTTTTCTTCCAGGTCCGCGACTTTTCCTTTTTTCTTGTATACATGAAGCCCGTGGTTGACCAGGGCAACGCCGGCGCTGTCATAGCCCCGGTATTCGAGGCGCTTGAGCCCTTTGAGGATCACAGGGTAGGCCTGCCGGTGGCCTATATAGGCAACGATTCCACACATAGGGCGAATGTAAGCAAAAGTCTATTATAACAATATTCCCCTAAAGAATATGTACGCCACGGAAAAATATATGACGATCCCGGTCACGTCCACCAGCGTGGCCACAAAAGGAGCGGAAGACGTCGCGGGGTCGAGCCTGAGCCGTTTGAGGATGATGGGCAGCATGGAGCCCATCAGACTTCCCCAAAGCACGATGCCGATCAACGAGAAGAAAATGACCGTCGCCAGCCGGGACCAATAGGCGCCGTAGCTGAAGATGTGGAGGTTTTGCCACAAAAATATGCGCAGGTATCCGATCGAACCAAGGATGGCACCGAGGATGACACCCGAGAGCAATTCCCGGCGCATGACCTTCCACCAGTCGTTTAGGGTTAATTCGCCCAGGGCCATGGCCTGGATGATCAGGGTGGAGGCTTGGGACCCGCTGTTACCGCCGCTGCTCATGATGAGGGGGATGAAGAGGGACAGGACGACCGCCTTGGCGATCTCATCCTGGTAGTGTTGCATAGCCGTGGCCGTGAGCATTTCACTCAGGAAAAGGATGATCAGCCAGCCCGCGCGTTTCCGGACGAGCTTGATGATCCCGATTTCCAGGTAAGGTTCGTCGAGGGCTTCGGTACCCCCGATCTTTTGGATGTCTTCGGTGAACTCTTCACTCGCCACCCACAGGACGTCGTCTATGGTGACGATCCCCAGCAGGACGTCGTTGTCGTCCAGGACAGGCAATGCCACCCGGTTATTCATTTTAAACACCTGGTAGGCGGATTCCTGTTCATCGTTGACGTGTAAGGTGATGTATCGTCCGTCCACGAGGTCGCTGACCAGTTTGTCCGGGGAGGCCAGCAGGAATTCCCGGATCCGGATGTCGTCCAGGAACACACCTTTCTCGTCGATGACGTAGATCACGTCGATCGTTTCACTGTGTTTACCTTCCTCGCGGATATGATCCAGGACCTCCCGCACCGTCCAGTCGACATTGACCGCGATATAGTCGGGTGTCATCAGACGCCCCACGCTGCCTTCGGGGTAACCCAGCAGGGACAAAGTCACCTTTCGCTCCTCCGGGTCCAGCAACCGGATCAATTCCTTCACGACGCCGGAGGGCAGCTCTTCGAGGAAAGACGTCCGGTCATCCGCGGGCAGTTCGTTGAGCAGCTCGGCCGTTTTGAAGGGGGGCAGCTCCTTGATGATGCTCTTCTGGGAAGCCACGTCCAGGATACGGAAAACGGAGGAAGCCCGATGGATGGACAGGTTGCCGATGATCTGGCTCTCGTAGTCGGGGTTGTCATAAATCAGCTCGGCTACATCGGAGATGTTCTGGTCGTTTAAGAAATCGGTGATCTGCAGCTTGTCGCCGGTGGCAATCACTTGTTCAAATTGCTCCTGGAGAGACCTGGATTCGTCCTGTTGGGGCATACCGCGGGGCTTTTGGGCAAAAATAGTATCCTTCCGCAATTTGCAAGTTTAAATCCTCTGTTAAGGGCGTATATCTTTGCCCCATGATCCAAGCCTATCTCTATATCGCACCCAGCGAGGGCCGGGGAAGGGGGGTATACACCCGCGATGCCCTGCCGGCCGACACCATCGTGGAGGTCTCCCCCGTGCTGGTGCTGTCCGGGGAGGAACGGAAGCTCCTGGACCAGACCCTGCTGCACGACTATATCTTCGAATGGGGCGAACAAAAGGACAAATGCTGTGTGGCCTGGGGTTTCGTATCGATGTACAACCACCGGTCGCCCTCCAACTGCGAGTACTTCATGGACTATGCGGAAGAAATCATCTTTGTCAAAACGGTGGTGCCTATCGCCGCGGGGGAGGAGCTCACCATCAATTACAACGGGACCGCGGAGAATAAGGACCCGGTATGGTTCGAAGCAATACCTTAAATTTGATTTCATGAACTGCAAGATCCCCCTGCTTTGCCTCGGCGTGCTGGCCTGCCCTGGTCTCCGGGCACAGAAACACGATACCGCCATTACTGTTGCCGACGTCACCAGGACGGAGGCCTTTCTTTCTTCCGACGCCATGAGGGGCAGGGCAGTCTTTACCCCGGACATCAACCGCGCGGCCGATTATATCGCCGGCCGCTTCAGGGAAGCGGGTCTGAAGCCGGGCCAGGGGAACAGCTATTTCCAGGACTTTTCCCTGCTCAACGTGACACCGGATACCATTGCCGTCACCCTCAACGGGACGGCGATCGACCCGGAAGGGATCGGCGTGATGACGTCCCACCCGGACCTCGATTGGACAATCCTGGACAGCGCCCAGGTCGTCAGCGTCGATGCCTCGCATTCCCTAGGCGCAGTCATCAGGGCTTTCCGGGCCGGGCACAGCAACGTCCTGGTCCTCCTGGACACCATCTCCGCCAAAACGATCCGGCGCAACCGCCGCTTCCTGAACGGCCATTTCTACTCCCCCTACAGCCTCGTGATGGTCCCCTTTACCGGGACGCCGGCCAGCCTTTCGCTCCACATACACAGCGTCATTAAAGGGAAACCGCTCCGGAACGTAGTAGGGATGCTGCCGGGTCACGGACCAAAGGCCCGGGAATACGTCATGTTCTCCGCCCACTATGACCACCTGGGCGTCGGCCAGCCCGACGCGAAGGGCGATTCCATCTATAACGGCGCCAACGACGACGCCTCCGGGACGACTGCGGTACTGACCCTGGCGCATTATTTTGCGGCCCGTCACGACAACCAGCGGACGATCGTATTTGCCACCTTTACCGCCGAGGAAATCGGGGAATACGGCTCCCAATACTTTGCCACCCAATGGGACCCGGCCACCGTCGTGGCCATGTTCAATATCGAAATGATCGGCACCACCAGCAAATGGGGGGCGAATTCGGCCTACATCACCGGGTACAAACGGACCGACTTCGGGAAGATCCTTCAAAAGAACCTTGAAGGCACCGGGTTTCAATTCTACCCGGACCCCTATACGACCCAGAACCTGTTTTTCCGGTCCGACAACGCCTCCCTGGCCAGCGTAGGGGTGCCCGCCCATACCATTTCCACGTCGAAAATGGATAACGAACCTTATTACCATAAACAAGGGGACGAGATATCTACCTTGGATATGGAGAATATGACCCGGATCATCCGGTCTATCGCGTTGAGCTCCGTGAGCATTGTGCAGGGGGTGGATACGCCGACGCGGGTCACCGGGTTGCGCTAGCACGCACCGGCGTCCAAACGAAAAGCCCGCCAGGTGATCCCGGCGGGCTTTTTTATGTCGCACAAGCGCTTATTTCTTTACCTGGCTGCGGATCACGTTCAACGCGCCACCGGCCTTGAACCATTCGATCTGCTGCTCGTTGTAGGTGTGGTTGACGGTCACGTTGTCGGTGCTCCCGTCCTTGTGGTGCAGGACCACGGTGAGGGGCTTGCCGGGGGCAAAGGACGTCAGACCGGTGATGTCGATGGTATCGTCTTCCTTGACCTTTTCGTAGTCTTCTTTGTTAGCAAAAGTCAGCGCCAGCATCCCTTGTTTTTTCAGGTTGGTTTCGTGGATGCGTGCAAAGGACTTGACGAGGATGGCGCGGACCCCCAGGTGACGGGGTTCCATGGCGGCGTGCTCGCGGCTGGAGCCTTCGCCATAGTTCTCATCCCCGACCACGACCGTGCCGATCCCTTTGGCTTTGTAGGCCCTTTGGGTGGCGGGTACGGGTCCATACGCACCGGTGAGCTCGTTTTTGACGGAGTCGGTCTTGTCGTTAAAGGCATTGACCGCGCCGATGAGCATATTGTTGGAAATGTTGTCGAGGTGACCACGGAACTTCAACCACGGACCGGCCATCGAGATGTGGTCTGTGGTACATTTGCCCTTGGCCTTGATCAGGAGGCGGAGACCCTTCAGGTCGGTGCCTTCCCAGGCGGCAAAGGGTTCCAGGAGCTGGAGACGTTGGGAATCGGGGGCCACCATTACAACCACCTTCGAACCGTCCTTTGCGGGCGCCTGGTAACCGGGGTCGTCCACGGCAAAACCTTTGGGGGGCAGCTCATAGCCCTGGGGTTCGTCCAGCAGGACTTGCTCTCCCTTTTCGTTGGTGAGCTTGTCCTTGAGCGGGTTGAAGGTCAGGTCGCCGGCGATGGCCAAAGCGGTAACGATCTCGGGGGACGCCACAAAGGCGTGGGTCGAGGCAAGGCCGTCGTTGCGCTTGGCGAAGTTCCGGTTAAAGGAGGTAATGATGGAGTTCTTCCGGTTGGGGTCATCGATGTGGCGCGCCCATTGACCGATACAGGGGCCGCAGGCGTTGGCCAGCACGACCCCGCCGATGGCCTCGAAGGTATCCAGCAGGCCGTCCCTTTCGATGGTAAAACGGACCTGTTCGGACCCCGGGGTGATGGTGTATTCGCTTTTTGCCTTCAGCCCTTTGGTCGTCGCCTGTTTGGCGATAGAGGCTGCGCGGCTGATGTCTTCGTACGAGGAGTTGGTGCAGGAACCGATCAGGGCTACTTCCAGCTTTTCCGGCCAGTTGTTGGCCTTTACGGCTTCGGCAAACTTGCTGATGGGCCAGGCCAGGTCGGGTGTAAAGGGACCGTTGACATACGGTTCGAGCTCGTTCAGGTTGATCTCGATCAGTTGATCGTAGTATTTGGAAGGATCGGCGTAGACTTCCGCGTCCGGGCGGAGGTGCTCTTTGACCCCGTCCGCCAGGGCGGCTACTTCGGCCCGGCCGGTCGCTGTCAGGTATTTCGCCATGCTTTCGTCGTAGGCAAAGAGCGAACACGTGGCACCGATTTCCGCGCCCATGTTACAGATGGTGCCCTTACCGGTGGCGCTGAGGCTGTCCGCGCCTTCACCGAAGTATTCCACGATAGCCCCGGTCCCGCCTTTTACCGTCAGGATACCGGCTACTTTGAGGATAATGTCCTTCGCGCTGGACCAGCCGTTCAGCTTGCCGGTCAGGCGGACACCGATCAGTTTGGGCATCTTCAGCTCCCAGGGCAAACCGGCCATGACGTCCACCGCGTCGGCGCCACCGACCCCGATGGCAATCATACCCAGGCCGCCTGCGTTGGGGGTATGGGAATCGGTTCCGATCATCATACCGCCGGGGAATGCATAGTTTTCAAGGACCACCTGGTGGATGATCCCGGCCCCGGCCTTCCAGAAGCCGATCCCGTATTTATCGGAGATGGAAGAAAGAAAGTCGTATACTTCACGGTTGACGTCTTTGGCGGTGGCCAGGTCCTCGGCGGCACCCGTTTTCGCCTGGATCAGGTGGTCGCAG
This region of Dinghuibacter silviterrae genomic DNA includes:
- a CDS encoding SET domain-containing protein-lysine N-methyltransferase, which produces MIQAYLYIAPSEGRGRGVYTRDALPADTIVEVSPVLVLSGEERKLLDQTLLHDYIFEWGEQKDKCCVAWGFVSMYNHRSPSNCEYFMDYAEEIIFVKTVVPIAAGEELTINYNGTAENKDPVWFEAIP
- a CDS encoding M28 family peptidase, translated to MNCKIPLLCLGVLACPGLRAQKHDTAITVADVTRTEAFLSSDAMRGRAVFTPDINRAADYIAGRFREAGLKPGQGNSYFQDFSLLNVTPDTIAVTLNGTAIDPEGIGVMTSHPDLDWTILDSAQVVSVDASHSLGAVIRAFRAGHSNVLVLLDTISAKTIRRNRRFLNGHFYSPYSLVMVPFTGTPASLSLHIHSVIKGKPLRNVVGMLPGHGPKAREYVMFSAHYDHLGVGQPDAKGDSIYNGANDDASGTTAVLTLAHYFAARHDNQRTIVFATFTAEEIGEYGSQYFATQWDPATVVAMFNIEMIGTTSKWGANSAYITGYKRTDFGKILQKNLEGTGFQFYPDPYTTQNLFFRSDNASLASVGVPAHTISTSKMDNEPYYHKQGDEISTLDMENMTRIIRSIALSSVSIVQGVDTPTRVTGLR
- a CDS encoding DUF4954 family protein, which gives rise to MNNISKHPLSSLGYHFIPAEYLPQGKDEYHLRDIQNRSGISYRHLNAHEIEVLVRNRNQSDDWNKILVSDAFNPELVKNCKFYGLIRIGKLEPWYLEFKNLRRPVGLYNSTICSCDLGDNVVIDNVNYLSHYIVGNDVLLVNVEELATTNYAKFGNGIVKVGEPEERRIWLEICNENGGRSVIPFNGMLPGDAYLWSRYRDDDMVQERFKAFTEKKFDRQRGYYGKIGHRTVVKNCKTIKDVWIGSDAYLKGANKLKNLTINSSADAPSQIGEGCELVNGIIDYGCRIFYGVKAVRFVMASHSQLKYGARLINSYLGNNATISCCEVLNSLIFPAHEQHHNNSFLCAALVMGQSNMAAGATIGSNHNSRSPDGELVAGRGFWPGLCVSLKHNSQFASFVILSKGDYPAELRIPLPFALVSNDVSRDQLVVMPAYWFLYNMYALARNSWKYTDRDKRTEKIQHLEYDYLAPDTIGELVEALRILEESTGKAWLRAGEKLGPGGKGDPTATGKRLLESGSPELKSLEILGEGFEHSPRKTVLAKVPQAYAIFKDLIKYHAALQLIHFFQSNTTAGLDDVKALLSPAPRLQRWHNVGGQLIDQDSMDTFRRQMRTGEIKSWEDVHDFYRRCGEAYPQAKLLNALAAWSEVFGVSLRDLDRSRVISLLWEAVDTKTWMVEGIYASREKDYSNPFRGMVYASDDEMEAVIGRLEDNGFIAQERKNLEAFALQVEGLAARLR
- the mgtE gene encoding magnesium transporter, encoding MPQQDESRSLQEQFEQVIATGDKLQITDFLNDQNISDVAELIYDNPDYESQIIGNLSIHRASSVFRILDVASQKSIIKELPPFKTAELLNELPADDRTSFLEELPSGVVKELIRLLDPEERKVTLSLLGYPEGSVGRLMTPDYIAVNVDWTVREVLDHIREEGKHSETIDVIYVIDEKGVFLDDIRIREFLLASPDKLVSDLVDGRYITLHVNDEQESAYQVFKMNNRVALPVLDDNDVLLGIVTIDDVLWVASEEFTEDIQKIGGTEALDEPYLEIGIIKLVRKRAGWLIILFLSEMLTATAMQHYQDEIAKAVVLSLFIPLIMSSGGNSGSQASTLIIQAMALGELTLNDWWKVMRRELLSGVILGAILGSIGYLRIFLWQNLHIFSYGAYWSRLATVIFFSLIGIVLWGSLMGSMLPIILKRLRLDPATSSAPFVATLVDVTGIVIYFSVAYIFFRGILL
- a CDS encoding nitroreductase family protein gives rise to the protein MSLIEALQWRYATKRMNGRKVEQPKLDNILEATRLSASSVGLQPYNVIVVDSPELKEKIKPIAFNQPQITEASHLLIFAAWDKVTGERFDEYIQDVADQRGVPVESLDAMKNYKEKILARPEEENHNWAARQAYLAFGTAIAAAAMERVDATPMEGFNGPALDELLGLKEKGLRSYTILTLGYRDEAQDWLVNQKKVRRPKEKFFLEIA
- a CDS encoding TetR/AcrR family transcriptional regulator, with the protein product MGIAERRYRQKEEIRGLILETAWRQIQEEGVNALSIRKVADAIEYSVPVIYTHFESKEALLMEFIQRGYRLLREQMQAARDRHHSPAEQLDAMALAYWDFAGQNHELYRLMFGLGIPNCTMARLIDDIGTFGDMVKGVIREAIETGKHPGASVDLKFQSYWSILHGIIFIRMFKVPCEKEPCEGGAAMAALVKPDIDQGLAILKDTVAGFIYALVGG
- a CDS encoding aconitate hydratase — translated: MVFDLDLIKKLYAGLPAKISAARTKTGHPLTLAEKILYSHLWETPTHAFVRGKDYVEFAPDRVAMQDATAQMALLQFMTCGRDKVAVPSTVHCDHLIQAKTGAAEDLATAKDVNREVYDFLSSISDKYGIGFWKAGAGIIHQVVLENYAFPGGMMIGTDSHTPNAGGLGMIAIGVGGADAVDVMAGLPWELKMPKLIGVRLTGKLNGWSSAKDIILKVAGILTVKGGTGAIVEYFGEGADSLSATGKGTICNMGAEIGATCSLFAYDESMAKYLTATGRAEVAALADGVKEHLRPDAEVYADPSKYYDQLIEINLNELEPYVNGPFTPDLAWPISKFAEAVKANNWPEKLEVALIGSCTNSSYEDISRAASIAKQATTKGLKAKSEYTITPGSEQVRFTIERDGLLDTFEAIGGVVLANACGPCIGQWARHIDDPNRKNSIITSFNRNFAKRNDGLASTHAFVASPEIVTALAIAGDLTFNPLKDKLTNEKGEQVLLDEPQGYELPPKGFAVDDPGYQAPAKDGSKVVVMVAPDSQRLQLLEPFAAWEGTDLKGLRLLIKAKGKCTTDHISMAGPWLKFRGHLDNISNNMLIGAVNAFNDKTDSVKNELTGAYGPVPATQRAYKAKGIGTVVVGDENYGEGSSREHAAMEPRHLGVRAILVKSFARIHETNLKKQGMLALTFANKEDYEKVKEDDTIDITGLTSFAPGKPLTVVLHHKDGSTDNVTVNHTYNEQQIEWFKAGGALNVIRSQVKK
- the glmS gene encoding glutamine--fructose-6-phosphate transaminase (isomerizing), with the protein product MCGIVAYIGHRQAYPVILKGLKRLEYRGYDSAGVALVNHGLHVYKKKGKVADLEENLVGKNLQGTIGIGHTRWATHGEPSDRNSHPHTSTNGKLAMVHNGIIENYAPLKQELLNKGYTFSSDTDTEVLLKFIEDIQLNNECGLEEAVRIALRRIVGAYVIVIVDQDHPDTLIAARKGSPLVIGIGKGEHFLASDASPIVEYTKEVVYVNDYEVAIIRPDELILKNLGNERQTPFITKLDIELAAIEKGGYDHFMIKEIHEQPHTIQDCLRGRLDPAAGTITMAGVENHLQQLINAPRIIMVACGTSWHAGLVAEYVFEELCRIPVEVEYASEFRYRNPIIHKGDVIIAISQSGETADTLVAIDRAKEQGATIFGIVNAVGSSIARLSHAGAYTHAGPEIGVASTKAFTAQLAVLTMMALKVAAAKGTIDVKRYQHLCAELAAIPEKVALVLQKAADVKKIAARYKDARDFLYLGRGYNFPVALEGALKLKEISYIHAEGYPAAEMKHGPIALVDDQLPVVFVATKDSYHEKIVSNIQEIKARKGIVLAITSESDEVIPAMADDVFAVPEADEIVAPMLSVIPLQLLSYYVGVAKGFDVDKPRNLAKSVTVE